In a genomic window of Methanosarcina horonobensis HB-1 = JCM 15518:
- a CDS encoding KilA-N domain-containing protein, whose protein sequence is MKKTRNTSIDVRGTAVSIVSQEDADYICLTDIARYKNPDNTDDLIRNWLRNRNTVEFLGIWEQLNNPNFKPVEFDGIRMQAGLNSFTLTPKQWAEKTGAIGIISKAGRYGGTYAHKDIAFEFASWISVEFKLYLIKEFQRLKEDENRRLSLAWNLNRTLSRLNYHIHTDAIKEHLIPPEITPAQSRITYANEADVLNVALFGQTVKQWRDANPELEGNMRDHATVEQLLVLANIESMNAEFIHMGVEQRERLKRLNKIAIRQMKTLTTRLDAANLPTGKEEEK, encoded by the coding sequence ATGAAAAAGACCAGAAACACCAGCATTGACGTCAGGGGAACCGCTGTCTCCATCGTTTCCCAGGAAGATGCGGACTACATTTGCCTGACAGATATTGCCAGGTACAAAAACCCGGATAATACCGATGACCTCATCCGCAACTGGCTCAGGAACCGAAACACTGTTGAATTCCTTGGTATATGGGAACAGCTCAATAATCCGAATTTTAAACCCGTCGAATTCGACGGGATTAGAATGCAGGCAGGTTTGAATAGCTTTACCCTGACACCAAAACAGTGGGCAGAAAAAACCGGAGCTATAGGCATCATTTCAAAAGCCGGACGCTATGGCGGCACTTACGCCCATAAGGACATAGCATTTGAGTTCGCTTCCTGGATATCCGTCGAGTTCAAGCTCTACCTCATCAAGGAGTTCCAGCGCCTTAAAGAAGATGAAAACCGCCGCCTATCACTTGCGTGGAACCTCAACCGCACCCTTTCCAGACTCAATTACCATATTCACACAGACGCCATCAAGGAACATCTCATTCCTCCGGAAATTACGCCTGCCCAGTCAAGGATTACTTACGCTAATGAAGCTGATGTGCTGAATGTAGCTCTTTTCGGTCAAACAGTGAAGCAGTGGCGTGATGCAAACCCGGAACTAGAAGGCAATATGCGCGACCATGCTACAGTTGAGCAGTTACTGGTGCTTGCCAACATTGAGAGTATGAATGCCGAGTTCATCCACATGGGAGTGGAACAGAGAGAACGCCTCAAGCGCCTCAACAAAATAGCTATCCGCCAGATGAAGACTCTTACCACCCGTCTGGACGCCGCCAACCTTCCCACAGGCAAGGAGGAAGAGAAATGA
- a CDS encoding type I restriction endonuclease subunit R, which translates to MNIGKPERATQDRIISLFHDELGYNYLGNWIDREGNSNIEKGLLEAYLTKSGYTPTQIGVALYKLDIEANNHSRSLYNNNQVVYSLLRYGVPVKTEAGKVTDSVQLINWQEPEKNDFAIAEEVTLRGNRERRPDVVLYVNGIAVGVLELKNSRATIEDGIRQSLSNQKPEFNERFFSTVQFIFAGNDSEGLKYGTIGTQEKYFLTWKEDEEDNSRFKLDKYLLRMCNKNRFIELMHDFVLFDGGIKKLPRFHQYFAIKAAQKHVRQHRGGIIWHTQGSGKSIVMVLLAKWILENNPNARVVIVTDRDELDKQIEGIFTDAGEAIKRTTSGRELMNHLGQAKPRLLCSLVHKFGRKGVDNFDAFIKDLESRPSKTVGEVFVFVDECHRTQSGKLHRAMKAIMPNAVFIGFTGTPLLKKDKQTSLEVFGGYIHTYKFSEAVEDKVVLDLVYEARDIDQRLGSKQKIDAWFEAKTKGLNDWQKDELKKHWGTMQKLLSSRSRMDRVVSDIIFDFSVKPRLSDERGNAILVASSIYEACKYFTLFQKTPFKGKCAVVTSYNPQAQDVTKEDTGANTETEKEFIYNTYTELLKDIETNPGMTKTETYEEKAKSLFTREPANMKLLIVVDKLLTGFDAPPCTYLYIDKSMQDHGLFQAICRTNRLDGEDKVFGYIVDYKDLFKNLVNDKGTGALQVYSSELDRSSGGADPEVLMQDRLKKAGNALTMLWKLWLCCASLSSRRKTNLNTSIISAVIRRFQPTSRNTKLNVLHFTKLLLHWFVPTPTLPTNWNPPDTAVRILPESSNCWNIT; encoded by the coding sequence ATGAACATTGGAAAACCCGAACGAGCCACCCAGGACCGAATAATCTCTCTTTTTCATGACGAGCTTGGCTACAACTATCTCGGGAACTGGATTGACCGTGAAGGTAACAGCAACATAGAAAAAGGACTGCTTGAAGCCTACCTGACAAAAAGCGGCTACACCCCCACTCAGATCGGCGTTGCTCTCTACAAGTTGGATATTGAAGCGAACAACCATAGCCGCAGCCTCTACAACAACAATCAAGTAGTCTATAGCCTGCTGCGCTACGGCGTCCCTGTAAAAACCGAAGCTGGCAAGGTTACAGATAGCGTCCAGCTCATAAACTGGCAGGAACCGGAGAAGAATGATTTTGCCATAGCCGAGGAAGTAACCCTCAGGGGCAACCGTGAGCGCCGTCCCGACGTCGTGCTCTATGTAAACGGCATCGCAGTCGGCGTGCTTGAACTGAAGAATAGCCGTGCAACCATAGAAGACGGAATCCGCCAGAGCCTGTCCAACCAGAAGCCTGAATTCAACGAACGGTTCTTCAGCACCGTGCAGTTCATCTTTGCAGGCAATGATTCCGAAGGCTTGAAGTACGGCACTATCGGCACGCAGGAGAAGTATTTCCTCACGTGGAAGGAAGACGAAGAAGATAACAGCCGCTTCAAGCTTGACAAATACCTCCTCAGGATGTGCAACAAAAACCGATTCATAGAGCTGATGCATGATTTCGTTCTCTTTGACGGCGGCATAAAAAAGCTCCCCCGCTTTCACCAGTACTTCGCTATCAAAGCAGCACAGAAACACGTCCGGCAGCACAGGGGAGGGATTATCTGGCACACACAGGGCAGCGGTAAAAGCATTGTCATGGTGCTCCTTGCCAAATGGATCCTGGAAAACAACCCCAACGCTCGTGTGGTTATCGTCACCGACCGCGATGAGCTGGACAAACAGATAGAAGGCATATTCACGGATGCAGGGGAGGCTATCAAACGCACCACCAGCGGCCGCGAATTGATGAACCATCTAGGACAGGCTAAACCGCGCCTCCTTTGCTCCCTTGTCCATAAATTCGGACGCAAGGGCGTTGACAACTTCGATGCATTCATAAAGGATCTGGAATCCCGGCCCAGCAAAACCGTAGGCGAGGTTTTTGTCTTCGTGGACGAATGCCACAGAACCCAGAGTGGTAAATTGCACAGGGCTATGAAGGCAATTATGCCGAATGCAGTCTTTATAGGTTTTACCGGCACGCCGCTTCTCAAAAAAGATAAACAGACAAGCCTTGAAGTCTTCGGCGGCTATATCCACACCTACAAATTCAGCGAGGCGGTAGAGGACAAAGTGGTCCTCGACCTTGTCTATGAAGCACGTGACATCGACCAGCGTCTCGGCTCCAAACAAAAAATCGATGCATGGTTTGAAGCAAAAACAAAAGGACTCAATGACTGGCAGAAAGACGAGCTTAAGAAACACTGGGGCACCATGCAGAAATTGCTCAGTTCACGCTCCCGCATGGACAGGGTAGTAAGCGACATCATCTTTGATTTCAGCGTAAAGCCCCGCCTGTCCGATGAACGCGGGAATGCCATTCTTGTAGCATCAAGCATTTATGAAGCCTGCAAGTACTTCACACTCTTCCAGAAGACACCTTTCAAAGGCAAATGTGCCGTGGTAACCTCTTACAACCCGCAGGCTCAGGATGTAACAAAAGAGGATACGGGCGCAAATACCGAGACAGAAAAAGAGTTCATCTACAACACCTACACGGAACTGCTCAAAGACATAGAAACAAACCCGGGCATGACAAAGACCGAGACCTACGAAGAGAAAGCAAAGTCCCTTTTCACCAGAGAGCCGGCTAACATGAAGCTGCTTATCGTTGTAGACAAGCTCCTCACCGGTTTTGATGCTCCTCCCTGTACCTATCTCTACATAGACAAGTCAATGCAGGACCACGGACTATTCCAAGCTATCTGCCGTACTAACAGGCTGGACGGTGAGGACAAGGTTTTCGGTTATATTGTAGACTACAAAGATTTGTTCAAAAACCTAGTCAACGACAAAGGAACAGGAGCACTTCAGGTCTACTCTTCCGAACTGGATCGCAGCTCTGGCGGTGCCGACCCGGAAGTTTTGATGCAGGACCGCTTAAAAAAGGCAGGGAACGCCTTGACAATGCTCTGGAAACTCTGGCTCTGCTGTGCGAGCCTGTCGAGCCGCCGAAAGACGAACTTAAATACATCCATTATTTCTGCGGTAATACGGAGATTCCAACCGACCTCCAGGAACACGAAACTCAACGTGCTGCACTTTACAAAGCTACTGCTTCACTGGTTCGTGCCTACGCCAACATTGCCAACGAACTGGAATCCGCCGGATACAGCGGTTCGGATATTGCCCGAATCAAGCAACTGCTGGAACATTACCTGA
- a CDS encoding PAS domain-containing protein yields MTTKAYDSLEEKVKSHPTELEEVYKALMENKKELSEAQKMAHIGIWDWDLITNEKYWSEEMYRIYGCNPQELAPPYNEFLNYVHPADRDFVDNVTKEALKGKPYAIDFRIVLANGEERIVHSLGKAIFDEKNTPVRIGGAIQDITEHKKAKEKT; encoded by the coding sequence ATGACAACGAAAGCGTATGACAGCTTAGAGGAGAAAGTTAAATCACATCCAACTGAACTTGAAGAAGTTTATAAGGCATTAATGGAAAATAAGAAAGAGCTCTCTGAAGCTCAAAAAATGGCTCATATTGGAATTTGGGATTGGGACCTTATAACTAATGAAAAATACTGGTCTGAAGAGATGTATCGTATTTACGGATGCAATCCTCAGGAATTAGCACCACCCTACAATGAATTTTTAAATTATGTACATCCCGCTGACAGGGACTTTGTGGATAATGTCACTAAGGAAGCCTTAAAAGGAAAACCCTATGCGATTGATTTCCGGATTGTTTTAGCTAATGGAGAAGAACGCATAGTTCACTCGCTGGGAAAAGCCATTTTTGATGAGAAAAATACTCCTGTTAGAATCGGAGGGGCAATTCAAGATATTACTGAACATAAGAAAGCAAAGGAGAAAACTTAA
- a CDS encoding MEDS domain-containing protein translates to MIESRRSSGIDIIGDVTWGTHFCQFYDAKEDLIEILVPYFKAGLENNEFCIWVTSEPLGAEEAKGVLRTAVPDLDAYLKKGQIEITPYNDWYVKEGGFSSQRISNSWIEKLNHALESGFGGLRLSENFSWLEKKDWNDFIDYMRKMDDTIGNYRMVALGSYSVDKYNAARIIEVTSGHQFSLIKREGKWERIDNFGRKKAEETAAIHVARDINERKQEEHRIRRCNSILDGINRIFGSVVKAKTEELGNECLSVVMELTDSQLGFVGEMGADGLLHDIAIREMKRDQCLMSDETGYLRPPGNFVLHGLYGHVVNSGKGFFTNDPQSHPCSIGLPPGHPSLISFLGVPLIQDGKTIGVLAVANREDGYSCEQQEDLEAIAPAVIQVLQRKKAETEQARAEEALREKESRKDFLLELGGRIRELADAERITAIASELLGRYMNASGVVYCEIDPTGKYSNVWADWTDGTVPSTVGRYSMDDFGIGDLYRQGHIRRTDDVKANFKDSEVAEHCALKIRASIGVPRLKGGRLTSVLAVHSSKPHHWTDAEIELVREVGDRIFTEIERARAEKALRESERRYRAVIENSKDAIIVTDPEGERNILSVNPAAAEMFGWAEQEMIGLTQKHILDMDDPHPEAAVYEILSPDLTRSTYKRRDGTVFIGELASGYFTQANGKRYAVSIIRDITKREQAEEVLKEAYDILEKKVKERTAELEEAYKALLENERRLSEVQKMAHIGIWDWDLVTNQKYWSEEMYRIYGCNPQGSSLPYNEFLNCIHPHDRDFVDNATKEALKGKPYAIDFRIVLANGEERIIHSRGEAVFNEKNTPVRIRGAVLDITERKRAERALAKIEIARKKEIHHRIKNNLQVISSLLDLQAEKFNNKEYIKDSEVLEAFRESQNRVMSIALIHEELHEVGGEDVLNFSLYLGKLVDKLFLTYRLGDIDISLNADMEENLFFDMDTAIPLGIIINELISNSLKHAFIGRDKGEIRITLRREETGKIVSPMEESKSEGCKSANFILAVSDNGVGIPENLDTKDLDSLGFQLVVSLVDQLNGKLTLKRNNGTEFTIRFTATEKMKAGV, encoded by the coding sequence ATGATAGAAAGTCGACGAAGTTCTGGTATTGATATTATTGGGGACGTGACCTGGGGAACGCATTTCTGTCAATTTTATGATGCAAAAGAAGATTTGATAGAGATACTTGTCCCTTATTTTAAAGCAGGGCTGGAAAATAACGAATTTTGCATTTGGGTCACTTCAGAACCTCTCGGTGCTGAAGAAGCAAAAGGAGTCCTGAGAACGGCTGTTCCTGATCTTGACGCTTATCTGAAAAAAGGACAAATCGAAATTACCCCTTACAATGATTGGTATGTGAAAGAGGGCGGTTTTAGTTCTCAGAGAATTTCAAATAGCTGGATTGAAAAGCTCAATCATGCCCTGGAAAGTGGTTTTGGAGGGCTGAGGTTAAGCGAAAACTTTTCCTGGCTGGAAAAAAAGGATTGGAATGATTTCATTGATTATATGAGAAAAATGGATGATACTATAGGTAACTACCGGATGGTAGCTCTGGGTTCATACTCTGTCGACAAATACAACGCAGCCAGGATTATTGAAGTAACTTCCGGCCACCAATTTTCTTTGATCAAAAGGGAAGGCAAATGGGAGAGAATAGATAATTTCGGGCGGAAAAAAGCTGAAGAAACGGCTGCTATTCATGTCGCCCGTGATATCAACGAACGCAAACAAGAAGAACACAGGATACGCAGATGTAACAGTATTCTGGACGGAATCAACAGGATATTCGGCAGTGTGGTGAAGGCTAAAACAGAAGAACTGGGAAATGAATGTCTATCTGTAGTCATGGAATTGACTGACAGCCAGCTTGGTTTCGTTGGCGAAATGGGAGCCGACGGGTTGTTACACGATATTGCAATCAGAGAGATGAAACGGGACCAGTGTCTCATGAGCGACGAAACCGGATACCTCCGCCCTCCGGGAAATTTTGTCCTGCATGGCCTGTATGGCCATGTCGTTAACAGTGGGAAAGGCTTTTTTACTAATGATCCGCAGTCGCATCCCTGCAGCATTGGCTTACCACCCGGTCATCCCTCACTCATTTCATTTCTTGGCGTGCCCCTTATCCAGGACGGGAAAACAATTGGTGTGCTTGCGGTCGCAAACCGTGAAGACGGCTATAGCTGCGAGCAACAGGAGGACCTCGAAGCTATCGCACCGGCAGTAATACAGGTTCTGCAGAGGAAAAAGGCGGAAACGGAACAGGCGAGGGCAGAGGAGGCGCTCAGGGAAAAAGAGAGCCGGAAGGATTTTCTCCTCGAGCTTGGCGGCCGCATCCGCGAACTCGCCGACGCAGAGCGGATTACGGCAATTGCTTCTGAGCTATTAGGCCGATACATGAACGCCAGCGGAGTCGTTTATTGTGAGATTGACCCGACCGGTAAGTATAGTAATGTCTGGGCCGACTGGACCGATGGCACGGTACCGAGCACTGTCGGTCGGTATTCGATGGATGACTTCGGTATCGGCGATCTCTACCGCCAGGGACATATTCGGCGGACGGACGACGTCAAAGCCAACTTCAAAGACAGCGAAGTCGCAGAGCATTGTGCCCTCAAGATCCGTGCCTCAATCGGAGTCCCGAGATTAAAGGGCGGACGGCTCACGTCCGTACTGGCCGTACATAGCTCGAAACCTCACCACTGGACAGATGCGGAGATCGAGCTTGTCCGGGAAGTAGGCGACCGTATTTTTACGGAGATCGAACGCGCCCGTGCCGAAAAGGCTTTGCGGGAGAGTGAGAGACGCTACCGAGCAGTCATTGAAAACAGTAAAGACGCGATTATCGTGACAGACCCGGAAGGTGAAAGAAATATACTCTCGGTAAACCCGGCAGCTGCCGAAATGTTCGGGTGGGCAGAGCAGGAAATGATAGGGCTTACCCAAAAGCATATACTTGATATGGATGATCCGCATCCAGAAGCTGCCGTATATGAAATTTTGTCTCCGGATCTGACTCGCTCTACCTATAAGCGAAGAGACGGAACTGTGTTTATCGGTGAACTGGCATCCGGATATTTCACTCAAGCGAACGGCAAGAGGTATGCGGTTTCGATAATACGCGATATCACCAAACGCGAGCAGGCTGAAGAGGTCCTCAAAGAAGCATACGATATACTGGAAAAAAAAGTTAAAGAACGTACGGCTGAACTTGAAGAAGCTTACAAGGCGCTGCTGGAAAATGAGAGAAGGCTCTCTGAAGTTCAAAAAATGGCTCACATAGGAATTTGGGATTGGGATCTTGTAACTAATCAGAAATACTGGTCTGAAGAGATGTATCGTATTTACGGATGTAACCCCCAGGGATCATCACTACCTTATAATGAATTTTTAAATTGCATACACCCCCATGACAGGGACTTTGTGGATAATGCAACCAAGGAAGCCTTAAAAGGAAAACCCTATGCGATTGATTTCCGGATTGTTTTAGCTAATGGGGAAGAACGCATAATCCACTCCCGGGGAGAAGCTGTTTTTAATGAGAAAAACACTCCTGTTCGAATAAGAGGAGCAGTTCTGGACATTACCGAACGTAAAAGAGCAGAAAGAGCCCTTGCAAAAATTGAAATTGCTCGCAAAAAGGAAATCCACCACAGAATTAAGAATAACCTTCAGGTAATTTCCTCCCTGCTGGATCTACAGGCTGAAAAGTTCAATAACAAAGAGTATATTAAGGATTCGGAAGTTCTGGAAGCTTTCAGGGAAAGTCAGAACAGAGTAATGTCCATTGCACTGATCCATGAGGAACTGCATGAAGTAGGAGGAGAAGACGTATTGAATTTCTCACTATATCTTGGGAAACTCGTGGATAAACTTTTTCTGACATACAGACTTGGAGATATCGACATCAGCCTAAACGCAGATATGGAAGAGAACCTCTTCTTTGATATGGATACTGCAATTCCGCTGGGGATAATCATTAACGAACTTATTTCTAACTCCCTCAAACATGCGTTTATAGGCAGAGATAAAGGAGAAATCCGGATCACACTCCGTAGAGAAGAAACGGGAAAAATTGTAAGCCCCATGGAAGAAAGCAAAAGCGAAGGCTGTAAGAGTGCCAATTTTATTCTTGCCGTTTCAGACAATGGCGTAGGCATTCCCGAAAACCTTGATACTAAAGATCTTGATAGTCTCGGGTTTCAACTGGTGGTTTCCCTTGTAGATCAGTTGAATGGAAAGCTTACCCTGAAAAGGAACAATGGGACTGAATTCACTATAAGGTTCACTGCAACAGAAAAAATGAAAGCAGGTGTTTGA
- a CDS encoding DUF1275 family protein, with protein sequence MITGNLRSAIHEVYNAITKKDGESALQAVRFSTINLSFLAGAILGGLLTSFIGVKAVWITVVVLICPVILFSIDESKNKNVHIEA encoded by the coding sequence ATGATCACTGGAAATTTACGGTCAGCTATACACGAAGTTTACAATGCTATCACAAAAAAAGATGGTGAATCGGCTTTGCAAGCCGTCCGATTCTCTACGATCAATCTTTCGTTTTTAGCAGGAGCTATTCTGGGAGGGTTGCTTACTTCATTTATTGGAGTTAAAGCAGTATGGATTACTGTAGTTGTGCTAATCTGCCCTGTGATTTTGTTCAGTATAGATGAAAGTAAGAACAAGAATGTTCACATTGAGGCATAA
- a CDS encoding histidinol phosphate phosphatase domain-containing protein yields MIDLHTHTIFSDGELLPSELVRRAVIHGYEAIAITDHADYTNLEQLLDATKKAKYLEKEWDIRVLPGVELTHVPPRKIAPLAKKAKELGAEIVVVHGETISEPVAPGTNAASVACEYVDILAHPGLISEEDVRTAAENNVFLEITARNGHNRTNGHVARLALEFGATLVVNTDTHAPENLITDETALKIAMGAGLAESRAKEAFEASKKKVAEIV; encoded by the coding sequence TTGATTGATCTTCACACTCATACTATTTTCAGTGACGGGGAACTGCTCCCCAGTGAACTTGTCCGACGGGCTGTTATTCACGGCTACGAGGCTATAGCAATTACCGACCATGCAGATTATACAAACCTTGAACAGCTTCTTGATGCCACAAAGAAAGCAAAGTACCTGGAAAAAGAATGGGATATCCGCGTGCTCCCCGGAGTTGAGCTGACGCATGTCCCTCCAAGAAAGATTGCTCCCCTGGCAAAGAAAGCAAAAGAGCTGGGTGCCGAAATCGTGGTTGTCCACGGAGAAACCATTTCAGAGCCTGTCGCCCCCGGCACAAATGCAGCATCTGTTGCCTGTGAGTATGTAGATATCCTTGCCCACCCGGGCCTGATATCCGAAGAAGATGTCCGGACTGCGGCAGAGAATAATGTGTTTCTTGAAATCACAGCAAGGAACGGACACAACAGGACAAACGGGCATGTTGCAAGACTCGCCCTCGAATTCGGAGCAACTCTTGTTGTAAATACTGATACGCATGCCCCCGAGAACCTTATCACTGATGAGACAGCTTTGAAAATCGCAATGGGAGCCGGTCTTGCTGAATCAAGGGCAAAGGAAGCGTTTGAAGCTTCGAAAAAGAAGGTAGCAGAGATAGTTTGA
- a CDS encoding restriction endonuclease subunit S, with protein sequence MSAECRVGDIPSGYKQTEVGVIPKDWEVKLLGNTAILKARIGWQGLTTNEYLESGDYYLVTGTEFKDGYIDWSNCHYVTESRYKQDKNIQLKEHDILVTKDGTIGKVALINNLHKPATLNSGIFVIRSTENAFHPEFFYYLLCSNIFTEFLVQLSAGSTINHLYQKDFVNFTYKTPATIKEQISIATTLSDMDSEITALEERLAKARQIKQSMLQELLTGRIRLV encoded by the coding sequence ATGAGCGCAGAATGCAGAGTCGGTGATATCCCTTCCGGTTACAAACAGACTGAGGTAGGGGTAATACCGAAGGATTGGGAAGTGAAATTGCTTGGGAACACAGCAATTCTCAAAGCTCGAATAGGATGGCAGGGCTTGACAACCAATGAATATTTAGAATCTGGAGATTATTATCTTGTCACAGGAACTGAGTTCAAAGATGGTTATATTGACTGGAGCAATTGCCATTACGTTACCGAATCACGTTATAAGCAGGACAAGAACATCCAGTTAAAAGAACATGACATTCTTGTGACTAAAGATGGCACCATTGGAAAAGTAGCACTGATTAATAATCTGCATAAACCAGCGACTCTGAACAGCGGAATTTTCGTGATTCGATCAACTGAGAATGCTTTTCATCCCGAGTTTTTCTATTATCTACTCTGCTCGAATATCTTCACGGAATTCCTAGTTCAGCTCAGCGCGGGATCGACAATTAACCATCTCTATCAGAAGGATTTCGTTAACTTCACCTACAAAACGCCAGCTACAATCAAAGAACAAATCTCCATTGCTACCACCCTCTCAGACATGGATTCAGAAATAACCGCACTAGAAGAAAGGCTTGCCAAGGCTCGACAGATCAAGCAGAGTATGTTGCAGGAACTGCTTACAGGGAGGATTAGATTGGTATGA
- a CDS encoding 23S rRNA (uridine(2552)-2'-O)-methyltransferase — MARDRRDYYYHQAKEEGYRSRASFKLKQINEKHNVIKRGDSVVDLGAAPGGWLQVAKQLSGGKVLGVDLQRIAPIEGVETIQGDINAESTIKKIIKIVGEKGADVVLCDAAPNLSGNWSYDHARSIELSTSALECAKKILKPKGNFVVKVFQGDMFNDYLDKVRDNFVHVKAYSPQASRSQSAEIYIIGKKFLTAPLRKGDKFVVDIEKLGSSGDGAVLIEGFVVFVKDVEVGEKVRIKIADVKPNFAFADVEERLEKSENPENLENSGSREKSE; from the coding sequence ATGGCAAGAGATAGAAGAGATTATTATTATCATCAGGCAAAAGAGGAAGGGTACCGGTCCAGGGCTTCCTTCAAGCTCAAACAGATCAATGAGAAACATAATGTTATCAAGCGGGGAGACTCGGTTGTAGATTTAGGTGCGGCTCCGGGCGGATGGCTTCAGGTTGCAAAACAGCTTTCCGGAGGGAAGGTCCTTGGCGTGGATTTGCAGAGAATAGCCCCTATTGAAGGAGTCGAGACCATTCAGGGTGACATAAACGCAGAATCCACAATAAAGAAAATCATCAAGATAGTCGGGGAAAAAGGGGCAGATGTGGTGCTCTGTGATGCAGCCCCTAACCTGTCAGGAAACTGGTCTTATGACCATGCGCGGTCAATTGAGCTTTCGACATCAGCTCTTGAATGCGCAAAGAAGATTCTCAAGCCAAAAGGAAACTTCGTGGTTAAGGTTTTCCAGGGGGACATGTTCAATGATTACCTGGATAAAGTGAGGGATAATTTTGTCCACGTCAAGGCTTATTCTCCGCAAGCTTCAAGGTCGCAGAGTGCGGAAATATACATCATCGGAAAGAAATTTCTTACGGCTCCTCTCAGAAAAGGAGACAAATTCGTTGTGGATATCGAAAAGCTCGGTTCAAGCGGAGATGGAGCTGTTCTCATTGAAGGGTTTGTGGTATTTGTAAAGGATGTTGAAGTTGGAGAAAAGGTCCGCATAAAAATAGCGGATGTAAAACCGAACTTCGCCTTTGCCGATGTTGAAGAAAGACTTGAAAAGTCAGAAAATCCTGAAAACCTTGAAAACTCCGGAAGTCGTGAGAAATCTGAATAA
- a CDS encoding M48 family metallopeptidase: protein MTTQIELGDITVDVVLKDIKNIHLSVYPPNGRVKISAPLRMDIDTIRIFAISRLGWIKKQQKKFKEQERETPREYLDLESHYVWGKRYLLKVVEVNEAPSVELKHSKMILRVRPGTDYKKKQAIVDAWYREQLKKAVPPLIARWEPLLGVKVERFFVQRMKTKWGSCNHKARNIRLNTELAKKPKECLEYNIVHEMAHLLEPTHNSRFIKLMDQFMPKWQFFRDKLNQLPVSHENWIY, encoded by the coding sequence ATGACAACGCAGATCGAACTCGGGGATATCACAGTAGACGTAGTGCTCAAGGATATCAAAAACATTCACCTGAGTGTGTATCCGCCCAATGGCAGAGTCAAAATATCTGCTCCCTTGCGAATGGATATAGATACGATCCGCATATTTGCAATCTCCAGGCTGGGCTGGATCAAAAAGCAACAGAAAAAGTTCAAGGAACAGGAACGTGAAACTCCGCGTGAGTACCTTGACCTTGAAAGCCATTACGTATGGGGAAAACGCTATTTGCTCAAGGTGGTTGAAGTCAATGAAGCACCTTCGGTCGAATTAAAACATAGTAAGATGATCCTGCGCGTGCGTCCAGGAACAGATTATAAAAAGAAGCAGGCTATTGTTGATGCTTGGTATCGTGAGCAGCTAAAGAAAGCTGTGCCACCGTTAATTGCCAGGTGGGAACCACTGCTGGGCGTGAAGGTAGAGCGATTCTTTGTGCAGCGAATGAAAACAAAATGGGGAAGCTGTAACCACAAAGCACGCAACATTAGACTTAATACTGAACTTGCCAAGAAACCAAAAGAATGTCTCGAATATAACATCGTACATGAAATGGCACATTTGCTGGAACCGACGCACAATTCTCGTTTTATCAAGCTAATGGATCAGTTCATGCCGAAATGGCAATTCTTCAGGGATAAACTGAATCAGTTACCGGTCAGCCATGAGAACTGGATTTATTGA
- a CDS encoding YoaK family protein: MIKTQMMKNENKICFKKLTSESVELGILLAIVGGFLDAYTFVGRGGVFANAQTGNVVLMGIEAATGEWGKAVLHTVPVLAFVVGVIVAEIIKKPSMHLFISDAERAVLILEIAVLFIVGFIPYTSPNIIVTVAISFVSAIQVSSFRKLVGSPYNKHNHDHWKFTVSYTRSLQCYHKKRW; this comes from the coding sequence ATGATAAAAACGCAAATGATGAAAAATGAAAATAAAATATGTTTTAAAAAATTAACTTCAGAATCTGTAGAGCTTGGCATACTCCTCGCAATTGTAGGAGGATTTCTGGATGCTTATACATTCGTAGGACGAGGTGGTGTTTTCGCCAATGCGCAGACTGGAAATGTCGTGCTCATGGGTATAGAAGCTGCAACAGGAGAATGGGGAAAGGCAGTACTTCACACGGTACCTGTTCTGGCATTTGTTGTCGGAGTAATAGTTGCCGAGATAATAAAAAAACCTTCAATGCACCTGTTCATTTCGGATGCTGAAAGGGCAGTTTTAATTCTTGAAATTGCAGTCCTTTTTATTGTAGGTTTTATACCCTATACTAGCCCGAATATCATTGTAACTGTTGCAATATCATTTGTCTCCGCAATCCAAGTCTCCTCATTTCGCAAACTTGTCGGGTCCCCATATAACAAACACAACCATGATCACTGGAAATTTACGGTCAGCTATACACGAAGTTTACAATGCTATCACAAAAAAAGATGGTGA